The Novipirellula caenicola genomic interval GTTCCACGATCAACCCTTGGAACTCGCCAGGCGAATCTTTGTCACCGGGCACGTCCAATCCGATTTGCTCGCCGCTGTACATCAGCGTGGGGTTCGGATACAGACCGGCTTGCAATGCCTTGGCTGTTTCGCCTGAAATTTGCAGCCGAGCTTGGCGGATGGTTGGATTGTTCTGCGCAGCGAGCGCTAAAAAATCACTCAGCGTGTAACCGGCGGCTTGAACGTCTTGCGGTACTGCGTTGTCAACCACCGAGCCATCGACGACAACCGGAGGCGGCGTCATTGAGTAGGCTTCATCGCCAAGTTGTTCGTGAGGGAACAGCGGACCGGCTGCGTCCAGATCGCTCAATCCGTAGGGAGCCTCGGGGACCGGCGGCGGAGGGACGAACGTTTTTCCTGGATCCGGTCGCTGGGCCGACGCCAGCGATGCGGATCCGGTCAGTGCGAGTGCCAATAACATGCGAGATTTCGAAAAACGTCGTTTCACTTTGCTTTGCTCCTTGATCCGCCCTGTATGGCATCATTGCCCGTAGAACGGTATCGGAGCGATACCCACCCTGGGTACATGTGGTCTTAACCATTCGAGTGCGTTCACGCAAGAAAATTCCGTTTGTGCGGATTAGGAAGCTTGAAAGCGGAACGCCCAAAAACAACGCCCGCGAACCTTGTGCCAACGCGGTCCGGTATCACGTTAGTTTTGCGGCACGCAGTCTCAGTGCGTTGGTGATCACCGACACGCTACTGAAACTCATTGCCGCAGCGGCGATCATCGGACTCAGCAAGATCCCAAAGAACGGGTACAGCAGGCCGGCGGCAACCGGAATTCCCAGCGCGTTGTAAATGAACGCAAAGAACAAGTTTTGGCGAATGTTGCTCATCGTTTTGCGGCTTAGATTGCTCGCCGCCGCGACGCCGCGAAGGTCACCACCGACCAAAGTGACGCCTGCGGATTCGATCGCGACGCCGGTGCCGGTTCCCATCGCGATGCCCACATTCGCTTCGGCCAATGCCGGGGCGTCATTGATCCCATCGCCTGCCATCGCCACGATTTTGCCTTCGCTTTTTAGCTGACGGACAAAGGCGTGTTTGACTTCGGGCGAAACCCCTGCATGAAACTCGTCAATGCCCAGCTTGGTGGCGACCGCTTTCGCCGTAGGTTCTGCATCGCCTGTTAGCATCACGACCTTCAGTCCCAGCTCATGCAGCGTTTCTAGAGCCGCCGGCGTGCTCGGTTTGATCGGATCGGTGATCGCCATCAGCGCAGCTAACTGACCGTCAACGGCGACAAAGATCACTGTCGCGCCTTCGCTTTGATGCTTCGTCGCTTGCGCACGCCCCGCTTCGACGCCATCGACGTTTTGCTCGATCAGCAAATCAGCCTTTCCGATGATCACGTCGTGTCCATCGACTTGGGCTCGAACGCCACCGCCGGTAATGCTGCTGAACTCGGTCGCATCGTGTTCTGCTGTGTTATCTTGTTTCGCACGTCGCACGATCGCTTGAGCGAGCGGATGTTCACTTTGTGTTTCCACGGCGGCGGCCAAGGCCAAAATCTCGGTCTCGCTTGTTCCGCCAAACGTTTCGATCGCGGTCACTTCCGGTCGGCCTTGAGTTAACGTGCCGGTTTTGTCGACGACGATCGTGTCGACCTTTTCCATCACCTCCAACACTTCGGCATTCTTGATCAGCACGCCCTCTTTGGCACCGCGGCCGACACCGACCATCACCGACATCGGCGTGGCCAATCCCAACGCACAAGGGCAAGCAATGATCAACACGGCAACGGCGGCGACAAAGGCGTGCGCCAATGCCGGTTCGGGGCCAAACATCGCCCAACCGATAAACGCCAAAATCGAACAGACGATCACCGCGGGCACAAAATAGCGAGCCACAACGTCGACCAGCTTTTGAATCGGGGCACGACTCCGCTGAGCATCGGCGACCATTTGCACGATCCGGCTCAGCACGGTATCGCCACCCACCCCGACCGCTTCCATCACAAGGGCACCGGTTTGGTTGAGCGTTCCTCCGGTGACCTCGTCCCCTTCGGATTTCTGCACGGGGATCGGTTCGCCCGTCAACATCGATTCGTCCACACTGCTGCTGCCGCTGAGGACACGGCCATCGACCGGGACTTTTTCGCCGGGGCGGATTCGCAAACGATCTCCTTTGTGCACCGAATCGAGCGAAACTTCCTCTTCGCCCTCGTCGGTCAATCGGTGCGCTGTTTCGGGAGCCAACTGCATCAATTCACGGATCGCACCGCCGGTTTGCTGCCGTGCGCGAAGCTCCAATACCTGTCCGAGTAACACCAGCGTGATGATCACCGCAGCCGCCTCGAAGTACAGCGGCGGCACCCCATTTTCGAAGAACGCTTCGGGGATCACGCTAGGCAACAGGACGACCACGAGGCTGAACAGATAAGCCGCCAGCGTTCCCACCGCGATCAGTGAAAACATGTTCAAATTCATGCTGCGAAATGACTTGACGCCGCGAACCAACAATGGCCAGCCGCACCAAAACACGACCGGTGTGGCCAGTGCCAATTGCAACCAAGCGAATACGGTTTGAGACATCCAATCGCTGATCCGCAGCCCGACCATCGGCCCCATCGCGATCACCAACAGCGGCACGGACAAGGCAACGCCGACCCAGAAGCGAAGTTTCATATCGGCGTACTGCTGGTCATCGCCATGGTCGGCCATGTCGACAAACTTGGGCTCTAAGTCCATGCCGCAGATAGGGCAGTCCCCCGGCCCCACTTGCTCGATTTCCGGATGCATCGGGCAGGTGTAGACCGCCTCCAGA includes:
- a CDS encoding heavy metal translocating P-type ATPase, yielding MSTSQITAVDPVCGMTVNPSDSLRSEYDGKPYFFCSQGCQKKFEADPAGVLATRAEKEAAKKHASASESSCCHGSGSPKSPAAAKPTDLEAVYTCPMHPEIEQVGPGDCPICGMDLEPKFVDMADHGDDQQYADMKLRFWVGVALSVPLLVIAMGPMVGLRISDWMSQTVFAWLQLALATPVVFWCGWPLLVRGVKSFRSMNLNMFSLIAVGTLAAYLFSLVVVLLPSVIPEAFFENGVPPLYFEAAAVIITLVLLGQVLELRARQQTGGAIRELMQLAPETAHRLTDEGEEEVSLDSVHKGDRLRIRPGEKVPVDGRVLSGSSSVDESMLTGEPIPVQKSEGDEVTGGTLNQTGALVMEAVGVGGDTVLSRIVQMVADAQRSRAPIQKLVDVVARYFVPAVIVCSILAFIGWAMFGPEPALAHAFVAAVAVLIIACPCALGLATPMSVMVGVGRGAKEGVLIKNAEVLEVMEKVDTIVVDKTGTLTQGRPEVTAIETFGGTSETEILALAAAVETQSEHPLAQAIVRRAKQDNTAEHDATEFSSITGGGVRAQVDGHDVIIGKADLLIEQNVDGVEAGRAQATKHQSEGATVIFVAVDGQLAALMAITDPIKPSTPAALETLHELGLKVVMLTGDAEPTAKAVATKLGIDEFHAGVSPEVKHAFVRQLKSEGKIVAMAGDGINDAPALAEANVGIAMGTGTGVAIESAGVTLVGGDLRGVAAASNLSRKTMSNIRQNLFFAFIYNALGIPVAAGLLYPFFGILLSPMIAAAAMSFSSVSVITNALRLRAAKLT